From a region of the Lactuca sativa cultivar Salinas chromosome 4, Lsat_Salinas_v11, whole genome shotgun sequence genome:
- the LOC111883089 gene encoding SAGA-associated factor 29 homolog A codes for MSSPDVAGMLDQSKELDRLRKDQEEILIEINKLHKKLQSTPEVVEKPGDNSLSRLKMLYIQAKELSESEVAVSTQLLVQLDALIPSGPPGQQRRRMEGNEQKKKRLKADPDVPRLSPSLRNHLEHLASLKGEQVAARVTQEDADKDEWFIVKVIHFDRETREFEVLDEEPGDDEEPAGQRKYKLPMSHIIPFPKRNDPSTAQDFPPGKHVLAVYPGTTALYKATVVNTRKRKTDDYVLEFDDDEEDGSLPQRHVPFHKVVTLPEGHRQ; via the exons ATGTCCTCGCCAGATGTTGCAGGAATGTTAGATCAATCAAAGGAGCTTGATCGTTTAAGGAAAGACCAAGAGGAAATACTAATTGAGATCAACAAGCTTCACAAAAAGCTACAATCAA CTCCTGAGGTGGTTGAGAAGCCTGGTGATAATTCACTTTCAAGGCTTAAGATGCTTTACATTCAAGCAAAAGAACTTTCAGAAAGTGAAGTGGC TGTTTCGACTCAGTTGTTAGTTCAGTTGGATGCTCTGATACCTTCTGGCCCCCCTGGGCaacaaagaagaaggatgg AAGGTAATGAACAAAAGAAGAAAAGACTGAAAGCTGATCCAGATGTCCCAAGGCTTTCTCCTTCTCTTCGTAATCACCTTGAACACCTTGCAAGCTTGAAGGGGGAACAA GTGGCTGCTAGGGTCACACAAGAGGATGCTGACAAGGATGAGTGGTTTATTGTTAAAGTAATTCACTTTGATAGGGAAACAAGAGA GTTTGAAGTTCTTGATGAAGAACCAGGTGATGATGAAGAGCCAGCTGGTCAGAG gaagTATAAACTGCCTATGTCACATATTATACCATTCCCTAAGAGAAACGATCCATCCACCGCTCAAGACTTTCCACCTGGCAAACACGTATTGGCTGTTTACCCTGGAACCACCGCGCTTTACAAAGCAACTGTCGTCAATACCCGCAag AGGAAAACAGACGA TTATGTTTTGGAGtttgatgatgatgaggaagatgGATCTTTGCCTCAGAGGCATGTGCCATTTCATAAGGTTGTTACTCTTCCTGAAGGCCATCGCCAATGA